A part of Arachis hypogaea cultivar Tifrunner chromosome 12, arahy.Tifrunner.gnm2.J5K5, whole genome shotgun sequence genomic DNA contains:
- the LOC112730359 gene encoding uncharacterized protein isoform X1, translated as MASKLEQTLPLKLLVDRKKSCVVMAEASKDFIETLFSFLTLPLGTIIRLLSKNKLNGHEEAKVGCINNLYNSVENATDEVFWNPICKQMLLRPRNPCRALCRKLKLNVDDNEPTRRFICSNYCKRSNSFLLSAFSGVTCIKCGNPMDKKPKIMVNDSSSEVTHRHEDGVFIKGEAMYLIFDNLKVLQSSPRIFVKELVQLGYKDFNNLTEIYQNVGLKEVLDLLKQALSSKTALSDVFFANGFSKGMSTYSPKIGQTINHGRSDYRNLKVTVSKSKKKILHAEAEEDFVDFLLSFLTAPLGSVLKVLDGNASLGCMDNLYNSVKELISSWFFTAKIFSLLNPHVAPQFGFKKWQPLQIREKSACEYKYDDISGVLIPQLLVDINTKFYEPRSPDGQKEVGFVRRPSVFVVWDDLRVIPMANASSISFMQKMNIPFDDLEEHVITIGNAEALNLLGASLTTNAALTEGLFYLLEMPNQDARA; from the exons ATGGCTTCGAAGCTAGAACAAACACTTCCATTAAAACTTTTGGTGGACAGAAAGAAAAGCTGTGTAGTTATGGCTGAAGCAAGTAAAGATTTTATAGAAACTCTGTTTAGTTTCCTGACTCTTCCACTGGGAACTATCATTAGGCTTCTGTCGAAGAATAAGCTGAACGGGCATGAAGAAGCTAAGGTTGGCTGCATCAACAATCTGTACAATAGCGTGGAAAATGCAACTGATGAGGTTTTCTGGAACCCCATATGCAAGCAAATGCTGCTTCGACCGCGAAACCCTTGTAGAGCTCTTTGCAGGAAACTGAAGCTGAATGTGGATGACAATGAGCCCACAAGGCGCTTCATTTGTAGTAACTATTGTAAGAGAAGTAATTCTTTCTTGTTAAGTGCTTTTTCAGGTGTTACTTGCATCAAATGTGGGAACCCGATGGACAAAAAACCGAAGATAATGGTGAATGATTCCAGTAGTGAAGTAACTCATCGTCATGAGGATGGAGTATTTATTAAAGGAGAAGCCATGTACTtgatttttgataatttgaaagtgCTTCAAAGCTCTCCTAGAATCTTTGTGAAGGAACTTGTCCAGCTTGGCTACAAAGATTTCAACAATTTGACAGAAATTTATCAAAATGTTGGTCTGAAGGAG GTTTTGGACTTACTAAAGCAAGCATTAAGCTCTAAGACTGCCCTCAGTGATGTTTTCTTTGCAAATGGATTCTCTAAGGGGATGTCCACTTACTCACCAAAAATTGGACAAACCATCAACCATGGTAGAAGTGATTACAGAAACCTTAAGGTAACTGTGAGCAAATCCAAGAAGAAAATACTCCATGCCGAAGCTGAGGAGGATTTTGTTGATTTTCTATTAAGCTTCCTTACGGCACCACTTGGATCGGTTCTAAAAGTTTTGGATGGAAATGCTTCTCTGGGATGCATGGACAACTTGTACAATAGTGTCAAGGAACTCATTTCATCATGGTTCTTCACAGCAAAAATCTTCTCCTTGCTGAATCCACACGTAGCGCCCCAATTTGGTTTCAAGAAATGGCAGCCGTTACAGATTCGTGAGAAATCCGCTTGTGAATACAAGTATGACGATATCTCCGGAGTATTGATCCCACAGTTACTTGTCGATATAAACACTAAATTTTATGAACCAAGATCCCCTGATGGCCAGAAAGAAGTGGGGTTTGTGAGGAGGCCATCGGTGTTTGTTGTGTGGGATGATCTGCGTGTGATACCAATGGCTAATGCTTCCAGCATTTCATTTATGCAAAAGATGAATATTCCATTCGATGATTTGGAGGAGCATGTCATCACAATTGGGAATGCAGAG GCACTAAACCTGTTGGGGGCTTCTTTGACAACCAATGCTGCATTGACAGAAGGCTTATTCTACCTCTTGGAGATGCCAAATCAAGATGCTAGAGCTTGA
- the LOC112730359 gene encoding uncharacterized protein isoform X2, giving the protein MASKLEQTLPLKLLVDRKKSCVVMAEASKDFIETLFSFLTLPLGTIIRLLSKNKLNGHEEAKVGCINNLYNSVENATDEVFWNPICKQMLLRPRNPCRALCRKLKLNVDDNEPTRRFICSNYCKRSNSFLLSAFSGVTCIKCGNPMDKKPKIMVNDSSSEVTHRHEDGVFIKGEAMYLIFDNLKVLQSSPRIFVKELVQLGYKDFNNLTEIYQNVGLKEQALSSKTALSDVFFANGFSKGMSTYSPKIGQTINHGRSDYRNLKVTVSKSKKKILHAEAEEDFVDFLLSFLTAPLGSVLKVLDGNASLGCMDNLYNSVKELISSWFFTAKIFSLLNPHVAPQFGFKKWQPLQIREKSACEYKYDDISGVLIPQLLVDINTKFYEPRSPDGQKEVGFVRRPSVFVVWDDLRVIPMANASSISFMQKMNIPFDDLEEHVITIGNAEALNLLGASLTTNAALTEGLFYLLEMPNQDARA; this is encoded by the exons ATGGCTTCGAAGCTAGAACAAACACTTCCATTAAAACTTTTGGTGGACAGAAAGAAAAGCTGTGTAGTTATGGCTGAAGCAAGTAAAGATTTTATAGAAACTCTGTTTAGTTTCCTGACTCTTCCACTGGGAACTATCATTAGGCTTCTGTCGAAGAATAAGCTGAACGGGCATGAAGAAGCTAAGGTTGGCTGCATCAACAATCTGTACAATAGCGTGGAAAATGCAACTGATGAGGTTTTCTGGAACCCCATATGCAAGCAAATGCTGCTTCGACCGCGAAACCCTTGTAGAGCTCTTTGCAGGAAACTGAAGCTGAATGTGGATGACAATGAGCCCACAAGGCGCTTCATTTGTAGTAACTATTGTAAGAGAAGTAATTCTTTCTTGTTAAGTGCTTTTTCAGGTGTTACTTGCATCAAATGTGGGAACCCGATGGACAAAAAACCGAAGATAATGGTGAATGATTCCAGTAGTGAAGTAACTCATCGTCATGAGGATGGAGTATTTATTAAAGGAGAAGCCATGTACTtgatttttgataatttgaaagtgCTTCAAAGCTCTCCTAGAATCTTTGTGAAGGAACTTGTCCAGCTTGGCTACAAAGATTTCAACAATTTGACAGAAATTTATCAAAATGTTGGTCTGAAGGAG CAAGCATTAAGCTCTAAGACTGCCCTCAGTGATGTTTTCTTTGCAAATGGATTCTCTAAGGGGATGTCCACTTACTCACCAAAAATTGGACAAACCATCAACCATGGTAGAAGTGATTACAGAAACCTTAAGGTAACTGTGAGCAAATCCAAGAAGAAAATACTCCATGCCGAAGCTGAGGAGGATTTTGTTGATTTTCTATTAAGCTTCCTTACGGCACCACTTGGATCGGTTCTAAAAGTTTTGGATGGAAATGCTTCTCTGGGATGCATGGACAACTTGTACAATAGTGTCAAGGAACTCATTTCATCATGGTTCTTCACAGCAAAAATCTTCTCCTTGCTGAATCCACACGTAGCGCCCCAATTTGGTTTCAAGAAATGGCAGCCGTTACAGATTCGTGAGAAATCCGCTTGTGAATACAAGTATGACGATATCTCCGGAGTATTGATCCCACAGTTACTTGTCGATATAAACACTAAATTTTATGAACCAAGATCCCCTGATGGCCAGAAAGAAGTGGGGTTTGTGAGGAGGCCATCGGTGTTTGTTGTGTGGGATGATCTGCGTGTGATACCAATGGCTAATGCTTCCAGCATTTCATTTATGCAAAAGATGAATATTCCATTCGATGATTTGGAGGAGCATGTCATCACAATTGGGAATGCAGAG GCACTAAACCTGTTGGGGGCTTCTTTGACAACCAATGCTGCATTGACAGAAGGCTTATTCTACCTCTTGGAGATGCCAAATCAAGATGCTAGAGCTTGA
- the LOC114923971 gene encoding uncharacterized protein, with translation MASNMAPMQEQTFTLRLLVDREKNRVVVAEASGDFIDTLFSFLTLPLGTIIRLLLNNQQHDHPAEFGCISNLYRSVENSSVEVFWNHICKQMLLRPQNNCESLCRKLKLNVDDTESLRYFMCSNCKRGSNWLLSTFTGASCCSCGKSMDKEMKLFGDSEDETHTDGVFVKGEAMYFIFDDLRVLQSSPNNFVKELTQLGYRNFHKFIDISPCVGLKEILDLLKQALTSKSALSDVFFAYGDSLGMCTFSPKIGPKHEEPGFDFGVSINLKVILRKSKKKIVYAEAEGDFVDFLFSFLTAPIGSILNLLDGYSSLGCIDNLYKSVKELNSSRLTITRPSGTPLLDTRVAPQFGYRRQPLKLPEEDTPSYWYGRGLIKNSICYVNPNGVVSKKRSLVENPDAMKLFDPRSPNGTRELAVGFVKRPSLFVVWDDLKVMPLANASSICFIQKMNLPLDDLEEHVLCIREVEALNLLRASLTSKAALTEGLSYLLENPNQDAKA, from the exons ATGGCTTCCAATATGGCTCCCATGCAAGAACAAACATTCACCTTGAGGCTTTTGGTGGACAGAGAAAAAAATCGTGTAGTTGTGGCTGAAGCAAGTGGAGACTTCATAGACACTCTCTTTAGCTTCCTCACTCTTCCGTTGGGAACTATCATCCGGTTACTGTTGAATAACCAACAGCATGATCACCCGGCCGAGTTTGGCTGCATTAGCAATCTGTACCGAAGTGTGGAGAATTCAAGTGTTGAGGTTTTTTGGAACCATATATGCAAGCAAATGCTGCTTCGTCCGCAGAACAATTGCGAATCCCTTTGCCGAAAACTGAAGTTGAATGTGGATGACACAGAGTCCTTAAGGTATTTCATGTGTAGCAACTGTAAGAGGGGGAGTAATTGGTTGTTGAGTACGTTTACTGGTGCTAGTTGTTGCTCTTGTGGGAAATCGATGGACAAAGAAATGAAACTCTTCGGAGATTCCGAGGATGAGACGCATACCGATGGTGTCTTTGTTAAAGGGGAAGCCATGTATTTCATATTTGATGATCTGAGAGTTCTTCAAAGCTCTCCTAACAACTTTGTTAAGGAACTTACCCAACTTGGCTACAGAAACTTCCATAAGTTTATAGACATATCCCCATGTGTTGGACTGAAGGAG ATTCTGGACTTACTAAAGCAGGCATTGACCTCCAAGTCTGCTCTCAGTGATGTATTCTTTGCATATGGAGATTCTTTGGGGATGTGCACTTTCTCACCAAAAATTGGGCCAAAACACGAAGAACCTGGTTTTGATTTTGGTGTTTCTATAAACCTTAAGGTAATATTGAGAAAATCAAAGAAGAAGATAGTGTATGCTGAAGCAGAGGGTGATTTTGTTGATTTTCTATTCAGTTTCCTCACAGCACCCATTGGATCCATTCTAAATCTTTTGGATGGATATTCTTCTCTTGGATGCATTGACAACTTGTACAAAAGTGTGAAAGAACTCAATTCATCACGGCTCACAATCACAAGGCCTTCTGGAACTCCATTGCTCGATACGCGAGTCGCGCCCCAATTTGGTTACAGGAGGCAGCCATTGAAGCTTCCTGAAGAAGATACTCCAAGTTATTGGTATGGCAGAGGTTTAATAAAGAATAGCATATGCTATGTTAATCCAAATGGTGTGGTTTCTAAGAAGAGGAGTTTGGTGGAGAATCCTGATGCAATGAAACTTTTTGATCCAAGATCACCTAATGGAACAAGAGAACTTGCTGTGGGATTTGTGAAGAGGCCATCACTGTTTGTTGTATGGGATGATTTGAAAGTGATGCCACTGGCAAATGCTTCTAGCATTTGTTTTATACAAAAGATGAATCTGCCATTGGATGATTTGGAGGAGCATGTCTTGTGCATTAGGGAGGTAGAG GCACTAAACTTATTGAGGGCTTCTTTGACATCCAAAGCTGCATTGACAGAAGGTCTATCCTACCTCTTGGAGAATCCAAACCAAGATGCTAAAGCTTGA
- the LOC112727895 gene encoding GDP-mannose transporter GONST3, whose amino-acid sequence MSKDNDVENPTTNPSIKVEKDANLSATATATVPDVDNKGNWYNALLQQISVYGVAAGYCLSASLLSIINKWAVMKFPYPGALTALQYFTSAAGVFIVGRLKLVEHDPLDLLTMWRFLPAAIIFYLSLFTNSELLLHANVDTFIVFRSVVPIFVAVGETLFLHQPWPTLKTWASLATIFAGSVLYVATDYQFTFMAYSWALAYLISMTIDFVYIKHVVMTIGLNTWGLVLYNNLEALLLFPLELMIMGELKKIKHEISDESDWYSFEVVLPVGLSCLFGLSISFFGFSCRRAISATGFTVLGIVNKLLTVVINLVVWDKHSTWVGTVGLLICMLGGIMYQQSTSKPKAAKEATAQEGEEEEQKLLELQDNSVTDNNDNEVLSKSREEK is encoded by the coding sequence ATGTCTAAAGACAATGACGTGGAAAACCCAACTACTAACCCAAGCATCAAAGTTGAAAAGGATGCCAATCTGAGTGCTACTGCTACTGCGACTGTTCCTGATGTTGATAACAAGGGAAATTGGTACAATGCTTTGTTGCAACAAATCTCAGTGTATGGTGTTGCTGCTGGTTATTGTTTATCTGCATCACTGCTCTCAATTATCAACAAATGGGCTGTAATGAAGTTCCCTTACCCAGGTGCATTGACAGCCCTGCAATACTTCACTAGCGCGGCTGGAGTCTTTATTGTTGGCCGGCTCAAGCTCGTTGAGCATGATCCTCTTGATTTATTGACAATGTGGAGGTTTTTACCTGCTGCTATCATTTTTTATCTCTCGCTCTTCACCAACAGTGAGCTGCTCTTGCATGCCAATGTGGATACATTTATTGTATTCCGGTCGGTTGTACCGATCTTTGTCGCAGTAGGGGAGACTCTGTTCCTTCACCAGCCATGGCCCACGCTGAAGACATGGGCATCCCTGGCCACAATCTTTGCGGGGAGTGTGCTTTATGTTGCAACGGATTATCAGTTTACTTTCATGGCCTATAGCTGGGCGCTTGCGTATTTAATCAGTATGACCATAGATTTTGTTTACATAAAGCATGTTGTGATGACAATCGGATTGAACACCTGGGGTCTTGTGTTGTACAACAATCTTGAGGCTCTACTGCTTTTTCCGTTGGAGCTGATGATTATGGGTGAGCTGAAGAAGATTAAGCATGAGATTTCTGATGAATCAGATTGGTACTCTTTCGAAGTGGTTTTGCCAGTGGGATTATCATGTTTGTTTGGTCTATCTATTTCTTTCTTCGGGTTTTCTTGCCGCAGGGCGATTTCTGCAACAGGGTTTACAGTTCTTGGTATAGTGAACAAGTTGTTGACGGTGGTGATTAATCTGGTAGTTTGGGACAAGCATTCAACATGGGTGGGAACTGTGGGACTTTTGATTTGCATGCTGGGTGGGATTATGTATCAACAATCAACAAGTAAGCCAAAGGCTGCAAAAGAAGCAACTGCACAGGAAGGTGAGGAGGAAGAACAGAAATTACTTGAATTGCAAGACAATTCAGTGACCGACAATAATGATAATGAAGTCCTTAGTAAATCAAGGGAAGAAAAATGA